A genomic window from Ascaphus truei isolate aAscTru1 chromosome 1, aAscTru1.hap1, whole genome shotgun sequence includes:
- the LOC142503200 gene encoding uncharacterized protein LOC142503200: MEQVSSPGSASSTLLEEHHGDEDDEYDEDDATEETEIQSCDHEEVPIETVVPPNRPSTSTYDAIVASEGKIVDAENRRHSDMMTVLERMIGLQEETVSQLAHLHRVFIEVPKQLQKINTSFEALVVQQTQANYWRMTNVPQFNTSQPGSVHAGQFSPHSSDIHSPGPNVTGQVADIAVQVPDDILPLPSVQIQQQTPTKEATKTKQDTHETDQPSLVQCLPTCSHV, translated from the exons atggaacaagtgtcttcacctgggtcagccagctcaacactactagaag aacatcatggtgatgaggatgatgagtatgatgaggatgacgccacagaagagactgaaatacaatcatgtgaccatgaagaggtgccaatagaaactgttgtaccgccaaatcgtccatcaacttccacatacgatgcaattgtagcttcagagggaaaaatagtggacgcagaaaatcgtcgccattcagacatgatgacagtgctggaaaggatgattggactgcaggaagaaacagtatcacaattggcacatctccacagagtcttcattgaagtgcctaaacagttgcaaaaaatcaacacctcattcgaagcattagttgttcagcaaacacaagctaattactggagaatgactaatgtaccacaattcaacacctcccagccaggatctgttcatgcaggtcagttttcaccacattcatctgatattcattcaccaggcccaaatgttaccggtcaagtagcagacattgctgtgcaggttcctgatgacatcctaccgctgccatctgtacaaattcagcagcagacacctacaaaggaggcgacaaaaacaaaacaagacacacatgaaacagaccaaccatcacttgtgcagtgtctaccaacttgctcacatgt gtga